The following proteins come from a genomic window of Nicotiana tomentosiformis chromosome 12, ASM39032v3, whole genome shotgun sequence:
- the LOC138902409 gene encoding uncharacterized protein gives MTANCISKAAVEVLGVSKGCSGGYKGDRWWNIEVQGKVKAKKVVYLKLVESIDEGEKRTNREWYKKAKREAKLMVTVPKTAEFGHLYEELGDKGGGGKQLYRLVRERKARDLYQMKKMPEELRWSTMVPLYKNKWDIQNGNNYSGIKLLSHTMKIWEKVIEGRMRRSVSIFENKFGFMPSRSTTEAIHLVRILVEQYRVMKKELHMVFIDLEKA, from the exons ATGACTGCAAATTGTATTAGCAAGGCAGCGGTAGAGGTGTTAGGGGTTTCGAAGGGTTGTTCTGGGGGCTACAAAGGGGACCGGTGGTGGAATATAGAGGTACAAGGGAAAGTGAAAGCTAAGAAAGTGGTGTACTTGAAGCTTGTAGAGAGCATAGACGAGGGGGAGAAGAGGACTAACAGGGAGTGGTATAAAAAGGCTAAGAGAGAGGCGAAGTTAATGGTTACTGTGCCTAAGACCGCGGAGTTTGGTCATTTATATGAAGAACTTGGGGACAAAGGGGGAGGGGGGAAGCAGTTGTACAGGCtagtgagagagaggaaggcccgTGATCTGTACCAA ATGAAAAAGATGCCTGAAGAGTTgaggtggagtacgatggttccgttgtacaagaacaagtGGGATATACAAAATGGCAACAACTATAGTGGTATTAAGTTGTTGAGTCATACGATGAAAATTTGGGAGAAGGTGATAGAAGGGAGgatgaggaggagtgtgtctatttttgAGAACAAGTTTGGTTTCATGCCGAGTCGGTCGACTACTGAAGCCATTCACCTTGTGAGGATAttggtggagcagtatagggTAATGAAGAAAGaattgcatatggtgttcattgacctgGAGAAAGCTTAG